ATCGGGATTGACTCCCGCCGCTTGGTAAATAGTAGCGATAAGATCTCTCACATGTAAAGCTTCTTTGGGATTTACAGGTTTGGATCCGGTTTCATCTGTTTCTCCTAATACAAAACCTTTGGTAAAGGGACCCCCTCCGAGTAAAGTCGACCAAACTTTAGGGTGGTGATCACGACCATCCCTCGATCCGACATCAGGGGTTCTGCCAAATTCGCTGGTAAGAACAAATAACGTTTGTTTAATGAGACCGGTATTGTTTAAGTCTTCTAATAAAGAAGCAATTCCCATATCTGTTTCTTTCATATTTTTTGTCACTTGTGCTTTGTTGCCTGTATGTGTGTCCCAACCTCCAATAGAGATATGAATGAAGGGAACTTCCTGTGCCGCGAGTCGTTTCGCCAGTAACATAGCCTTCCCTTGCCATGTGGTTCCGTATCTTGCTCTTGTTTTTTCATCTTCCAAACTAATGCGAAAACTATCGATGTTTTTGGAATTTCGAAACTCTTCTGCTGCCACGAGCATATTTTTCCAATGTTTGGATTCCTTTGTGGGATAGGTTTTAGAAAATTCCTCATTCATAAAAGAAACCAAATCTTTTCTTCGAAGAATTCGATCTTCTGCAAATTTTCCATAGGAAGGATTCAAATGTTGGATGGGTTCATCCACATTCCCAACATGGTAACCAGAATAATCGATTCCTAAAAATCCTGAATTTCCATTTTTCCCACCACGGCCACCAATCGTAACATAACTTGGAAAGTAGGAAGATTTGACTTTTGATTTTTTTGCATAGGCAATCACTGCACCGAAATGAGGGATGTCGGGAAAGCCCATAGCTTCTGTCATTCGATACCCTGTACCCAGTAACATTTGTGCAAACCCATGATCTCCTTCTTCACTCCATGTAGAGCGAATGATGCCAATTGAATGCAGTTGTTTGGCGGTAAGAGAAAAAGGTTCTAAGACAGATAATCCTGAAATACTAGAACTCACCTTACCAAAAGCACTGTTGGGTTTGGGATCGAGAGTGTCTACGTGACTCATTCCTCCCATCATTTCAATAAAGATGACTGACTTTACCTTAGAAGGAAGGGTGATCGACTCCTCTTCTTCCGAAGCGTGTAAACTACCAAAAGGATTGGATGAAAATAGAAAGGGACTGATCCCCAAACTAATCATTGATTTTTTAATAAATTCTTTGCGGTTCATGAGGATTCCTTAGTTAATGTGTTGGAATTCTTGGCTATTGAGTATAGCCCAGAAAATATCTTGGAGAAGGTCTTTGTCAAAAACGTTATCTGGTTTTGACAGGAGAGATTTTAGTTTTTCCTTTTCTCCCTTCGAAGGAAGCCGTCCCAGAAGCCGGTAGTAAAGATTTCCAATGACTGGATCCATGGATTTCAATTGATCAAATTCTAGTTTGACAAGAGAGTCTTTGTTTCCAAAATCCCAAACTAACTTTCCGACCACACGGCCATTCATCAGTGTTAACATTTGTTCTATGGTGAGTTCATCGATATCATCTGAAATATCCACTCGAGGGCCGGAGCCAAACACAGATAAAATCGTATGATAAGGAGCTGGTCTTTCGACCTCCACTGCGTTAGTAAATTCCTTTAGATTGTCTGTAGGAATTCGAACCGAACCTGTGCCAGTTAGGTCATAAGGTTTTTGTCCCATAAGGCTTGTAAACCAGGATAAATTTCTCTCCCTGATGTTACTGATTTTCTGTGAGTCAGAAACTCGAATGAGGGAATTGAGGAGTTGGTCACTGTCCAAACGTTTGGGAGAAAAATAACGAATCGGATCTTGGTCGGTAGCACTACTTGTAAGAGAGCGATTGTAAGCATTCGAGGTAACGATATACAATATGAGTTCTTTTAGTTTGAGATGGTTTGCAAGAAAATAGGCATCCAAATGATTGAGGATCTCTTCTCCCGTAACCACCGTATCTTCATTCCAATCATCTAAAGGAGTGAAAAAACTCCAACCCATAAGCTCTGTCCAAACGCGGTTGATGATGACCTTACGAAACCGGTCGTTGGATTTGTCAGTGAGCCAATTGGCAAAGGCCTTCCTTCGGTCCTCCCCCGGTTTTAGTTTGGCCTCTTTCCCATCTAAAAATTTGGGGCGAA
Above is a window of Leptospira wolbachii serovar Codice str. CDC DNA encoding:
- a CDS encoding DUF1501 domain-containing protein, translated to MNRKEFIKKSMISLGISPFLFSSNPFGSLHASEEEESITLPSKVKSVIFIEMMGGMSHVDTLDPKPNSAFGKVSSSISGLSVLEPFSLTAKQLHSIGIIRSTWSEEGDHGFAQMLLGTGYRMTEAMGFPDIPHFGAVIAYAKKSKVKSSYFPSYVTIGGRGGKNGNSGFLGIDYSGYHVGNVDEPIQHLNPSYGKFAEDRILRRKDLVSFMNEEFSKTYPTKESKHWKNMLVAAEEFRNSKNIDSFRISLEDEKTRARYGTTWQGKAMLLAKRLAAQEVPFIHISIGGWDTHTGNKAQVTKNMKETDMGIASLLEDLNNTGLIKQTLFVLTSEFGRTPDVGSRDGRDHHPKVWSTLLGGGPFTKGFVLGETDETGSKPVNPKEALHVRDLIATIYQAAGVNPDGSLTNSFGRPFLLTTKKAKVYEGLF